A part of Caldisericum sp. genomic DNA contains:
- a CDS encoding radical SAM protein, which produces MTAGQAIKKVALTKTVEWAIGYLEKDPERNLKKVVDVLYNASNTFNLPQVFKDQLKGVKTLVDNNRPGAQLVINLLKDTKPEVAKKLAVNFVVNAAWWGVPIQRSTTQKEGFNVPWFMLVDP; this is translated from the coding sequence ATGACTGCAGGGCAAGCAATTAAGAAAGTTGCCCTTACTAAGACCGTTGAATGGGCAATTGGGTACCTCGAAAAGGACCCAGAAAGAAACCTAAAAAAGGTTGTTGATGTCCTCTACAATGCCTCAAACACATTTAATTTGCCACAGGTGTTTAAAGACCAGCTAAAGGGCGTTAAGACCCTTGTCGATAACAACAGACCTGGCGCACAACTCGTTATTAATCTTCTTAAGGACACTAAGCCCGAAGTTGCAAAGAAACTTGCTGTAAATTTTGTTGTGAATGCTGCCTGGTGGGGCGTCCCCATTCAGAGAAGCACAACCCAAAAGGAAGGTTTTAATGTCCCCTGGTTTATGCTTGTTGACCC